GTCTCCATCCATGCCAACGCCGCCCCCAACCGTTCGGCCGCCGGCATTGAAACCTATTACCTGAACCTGGCCAAAACCGAGAAGGTGGCACAACTGGCCGCCAAGGAGAACGGCACCACCCTGGAAAAGGTCAGTGTGCTGCAGGCGATTCTCTTCGACCTGATGGCCAATTACAAACTGAACGATTCCGCCCACCTGGCCGAGGAGATCCAACGGGCGCTCTACAAGGCGACCAAAAGCAGATACCCGGAGACCAAAAATCTGGGAGTCAAGCAAGGTCCCTTCTACGTGCTGGTGGGAGCCACCATGCCCAGCATCCTCACCGAAGTCGCCTTCATCAGCAACAGCGTCGAGGAAGCGCACCTGAGAAATCCCGCCTACCTGCATCTGGCCGCCGAAGGGATCATGGAGGGGGTCAGGAGCTACATCGCCAGCCTGAAGTAATGTCCGCTCTTCTCTACATCGTGGCAACTCCCATCGGCAACCTGGAGGATATGACCTTCCGGGCGGTGCGCATGCTCAAGGAGGTGGCGCTGATCGCCGCCGAGGACACCCGCCACTCCCGCAAGCTGCTGGCCCACTACGGCATTACCACGCCGCTCACCTCCTACTTCGATCACAATCAGACCCTGAAGGGGGAGCGGATTCTCGCAACCCTGCGGGACGGCAAGAGCGTCGCCCTGATCTCGGACGCCGGGACTCCCTGTATCTCCGACCCCGGCTACCACCTGGTGCGCGATGCGCTGGCCGAGGGGATACGGGTGGTACCGCTGCCCGGAGCCTGCGCGGCCGTAACCGCGCTTTCGGCTGCCGGCCTGCCCACGGACAGTTTTCACTTCGCCGGTTTTCCGCCGGCCAGGGAGGGAAAGCGCCGCAGCTTCCTGGCAGCCCTCGCCGGGGTACGGGCAACGCTCGTTCTTTACGAAGCTCCTCACCGGCTGGCGGCAACGCTGGCCGATATAGCCGCGGTTCTCGGAAATCGGCAGCTGGCGGTGGCGCGGGAACTGACCAAGCTGTACGAGGAGTTTCTGCACGGCACGGCACATACGCTGCTGGAGCAGGTACGGGACGGTCGGGAGCGGGGCGAGGTGGTGATCCTGATCGCCCCCGGCGACGGCATGTCGGCGGCTCCGGAGGGGCCTGCGCCGGAAGAACGCTTGCGGACTCTGCTGGCTCAGGGCCACTCGGTCAAGGAGGCGGCGGCCCTGGTGGCCGCAGCCACCGGCCTGCCCCGCCGGGAGCTGTACGCCCAGGCTCTGCTGCTGCGCTAGCAGTTAAGCGATGATCTGCTATACTTAGCCCCGAATACGGCAGACCCGCCGGTTCCGGAGACCCTTGATGCCCCTTGCACGCTTCAGCGACAAACGACTGGCTCTGCTGACCTTTTTCGGCCTCGTCTGTGCCGGTCTGCTGGGCAACTACTTCAAGCTCACCCTCTTTCTGAATGTCGACTTTCTGTTCGGCAGTATCTTCGCCCTGCTGGCCCTGCAGCGCCTGGGACATGGTCCCGGCATCGCCGCCGCCCTGCTGATCTCCTCCTACACCTACGCGCTCTGGAACCACCCCTTCGCCATCATCATCCTGACCGCCGAGGTCGCCGTGGTGGGCTGGCTGGTGTTTCGTCGCCGTCTGGGAATGGTGGTGGCCGACACCCTGTACTGGCTTGTCGTCGGCATGCCCCTGGTCTACCTGCTCTACCACCTGGTCATGGGGACCACCCTTGAAAACACCATGGTGATCATGGTGAAGCAGGCGATGAACGGCATCGTCAACGCCCTGATCGCCCGGATACTGTTCAGCCTCTGCCGGTACTGCTCCCGCGATATCGAATTTTCCTTCCGGGAAATAACCCACAATATCCTCAGTTTTTTCATCCTCTGCCCCACGCTGCTGATCATGGCCCTTTCCAGCCGTGCCGACTTCAGCGATGCCGACCAGCAGATCCGGCGCCTGCTGCGCCAGGATATCGGCCAGATGCAGAACCGCCTGGAAACCTGGATTCACAACCGTACCACCGCCGTGAGCTTTCTTGCCGCTGAAGCGGCCCGACGGACGCCCCGCCAGATGCAGCCGCTGCTTGAGCAGAGCCGGTTGTCCGACGATAACTTCCGGCGCATTCTGCTGCTGGACCGCTCCGACATCAGCAGTGCCGCCTCGCCGCAGAGCACCGGAGCGGTCGGCATTTCCTTCGCCGACCGCCCCTACCTGCCCATCGTCAGACAAACGTTACAGCCGATGCTGTCGGAAGTGGGGCCAAGTCGAATCGACCCCGCCAGTCCGCGCGTGCTGGCTCTGGCGCCGATCCTGCGGGCAGGAGCCTACGACGGCTGCATCGCCGGCGTGCTCGACCTGGCACAGATCCGCGCCTACCTGGAAAAAAGCTCCCGGCATTCCAGCAGCTACTTCACGCTGCTTGACCGCCACGGCCATGTCATCACCTCCAACCGCGGCGACCAGCGGGCCATGACCCCGTTCCGGCGCGAGGCCGGAACACTTTCCCCCCTCGGTGACGGTCTCGCGCAATGGATTCCCCGTCTTCCGGCCAACACGCCGGCCACCGAGCAGTGGAAACAATCGTTCTACGTGGCCGAAAGCAGCATCGGAAAGCAGAACGAATGGCGGCTGATTCTGGAACAGCCGCTGGCACCGCACCAGAAATTGCTGGCAACCCGCTATGCCAAACGTCTGACCCTGCTGTTCGGGCTGCTGCTGGCCACGCTGGCCGTTGCCGAGCTGGTCAGCCGCAGATTCGCCCTGACTATGGAGCAGTTGCGGGCGATGACGGAAAATCTGCCGTCCCGCCTGGCCTCCGGCGACATCATGATCGAGTGGCCGAAAAGCTCGGTGGTCGAAACCAGTGTACTGGTCCGCAACCTGCAGGAGATGGCCAAGACCATGTTCCAGCAGTTCCAGCGGATCCGTCTGATCAACGCCACCCTTGAAGAGCGGGTTGCCGAACGGATGCAGGCGTTCGCCGAAAGCGAGGAGCGCTACCGCAGCCTCTTTGAAAACCATGCCGTGGTCATGCTGTTGATCGACCCGCAGACCAGCCATATCCTGGCTGCGAATCCGGCCGCCGAAGCCTTCTACGGCTGGTCGGCCGCAGAGCTGGCCACCAAGAAACTGCAGGATATCGACACCCTGGCGCCTGAGACAATCGATGAGGAGCTGCGCCAACTTCTCTCCAGGCATTATAATCACTACTTTCTGACCCATCGCCTGGCCGACGGTACGCTTCGGGACGTGGAGGTGTTCAGTTGCCCGGTGCAATCGGGAGGAACAACCGTTCTCTTTGCCATCGTTCACGACATCACGGAACGGTGCCGGGCCGAGCGGGAGCGCGAGCAGTTCCATGCCTTTTTCACCACCGCCGCCGACCTGATGTGCATCGCCGACCCCCACGGTGCTTTCAGGCAGGTCAATCCGGCCTGTTGCGAGGTGCTGGGCTACAGTGAGGAAGAGTTGCTTTCGCGCCCCTTCCTCGACTTCATCCATCCCGACGACAAACAGCGCACGGTGGAGGAGATGGCGCGGCAACTGCAGTCCGGCTATTCCCTCAACTTCGAAAACCGCTATATCCGCAAGGATGGTTCGGTCTGCTGGCTTTCCTGGCGCGCCATTTACAACAGCGATGACCGGACCACCTATGCAACGGCCCGTGACATATCAGAGCTGAAACGGGCTGAAGCAGAACTGCGCCAGGCCAAGGAGGCTGCCGAAGCGGCGAGTGTCGCCAAGAGCAGCTTTCTGGCGACCATGAGCCACGAAATCAGAACCCCGATGAACGGCGTTATCGGTATGACCGACCTGCTGCTGGACACCAGCCTGGACCCGACCCAGCGCGAATACGCCGAACTGGTCAAATATTCCGGCAGAAGCCTGCTGCGCCTGATCAACGACATTCTGGATCTCTCCAAAATCGAAGCGCACAAGATCGAGTTGGAAAGCGAGCCGTTCAATCTGCGCACTGCGATTACGGGTACCGTGGAGCTGCTTTCCCTGAAAGCCCGTGAAAAAGGGCTGACCATTGACTGGACCGTTGCCGACGATGTGCCGCTGCTGCTCAAGGGGGACGAGGGACGATTGCGCCAGATTCTGACCAACCTGCTGGGCAACGCCGTCAAGTTCACCGCCCAGGGCCGGGTCTCCCTTGCGGTAACGCGGCAGGCGCTTGCGGAGCACCGGACAACACTGCATTTCGAGGTGCGCGACAGCGGCATCGGCATCGCTCCGGACAAGCAAAGGGTGATCTTCGAGCCCTTCTCCCAGGCCGATGCCTCCACCACCCGCCAGTACGGTGGGACCGGGCTGGGGCTGGCCATCAGCAAACAACTGGTGGAGTTGATGGGCGGAAGCATCCAGGTAGAAAGCACGGAAGGGGTGGGAAGCACCTTCCGCTTCACCGCTGTTTTCGAGACACAGCCGGTCGCTGAGCAGCCTCCGCCACTGTCGGTGGAGCGGAGCCGCCCCACTGCGCCGCCGGATGCACGTCACATTCCCCCACAGCCCGCCGGAGCGGAACCGCCCCCGGCTCCTCGCCTGCTGCTGGCCGAAGACGATCCCACCAACCAGATCGTTATCAAAGCAATTCTCGGTCGTAACGGCTACCGGGTCGACATTGCTCCGAACGGCGTCCAGGCGATCCGGATGCTGGAGCAGCAAGCGTATGATCTGGTACTGATGGATTGCATGATGCCGGAGATGGACGGATTCGAGGCAACCGCGATTATTCGCGACCGCTCCTCGGCGGTCCGCAATCATGACCTGCCGGTGATCGCGCTGACCGCCAACGCCATGAAGGAAGACCGCGAGCGCTGCCTGCAGGCCGGCATGGACGACTACCTGGCCAAACCGGTCGAAGTGGCCGATCTGCTGCTGCTGCTCGACCGGTGGCTGGGATAAAGACAGGGTCAAGGAGCAGGGGGTAGGTAGATGCCGCATGGTGTGAAAAAGCTGGTGCTCTCTCTGATGCTGTTGACCGTCATATTCTGCTCCGTACTCTGTTTCATACCGGCCGAGGCTGGGGAACAACCGCTGCGGGTGCTGGCATGGCCCGGGTATGCGGACCCCGATATCGTCAAGACCTTTGAGCAGCGCACGGGGGCCAGGGTGGAGGTAACCTTTGTCGGCACCGACCTGGAGCTGTGGACCAAGCTCAGCCGGAACAATGGTCGGGATTTTGATGTTTTTGCCGTGAACACCGCAGAACTGCAACGCTATATTGCTAAAGGTCTGGTTAGCGGCATTCCGGTGCAAGAGATTTCAAACCGCTCGAAACAACTCCCCAGATTCCGTGATTTAAACAGCATACGCGGCATCGTGCACAATGGCACGGTGTACGCCATCCCCTATACCTACTCGGAGATGGGGCTGATCTATGACCGGCAACAACTCAAAAAGGCGCCGGAAAGCATTACAGCACTCTGGGACAAGCAGTACCGCGGCAAAGTGATCGCCTACAATGCCGGGGTACATAATTTTTCTTTGGCGGCACAGACGCTGCGCCTCTCCTCCCCGTTCAGCATACCGCCGGCAGACATACCGGCGGTTGTCGATCGGTTGATCGCCCTGCGCCGAAATGTAACCGGCTTTTATACACAGCCGGAAGAATCAGTCGCCATGTTCAAGAATCGCAAAGCTGCCTTAATGTTTGCCAACTTTGGCACGCAGCAGGTGCAACTGCTGAAAAAAGCCGGCGTCGATGCCGGTTATGCGCTTCCCAAAGAGGGCGCTCTGGCTTGGCTGGATTGCTGGGCCATCACTCGCGAAGCGAAAAACAAAAAACTGGCCGCAGCCTGGATCAACTACCTGCTGGACGATCTGCCGGGAAAGGCATTGACAAGCCGTCAGGGGTTGGCCAACACCACAGCGGAATCGCCCTCTATCACACCAGAAAAGCTGATACTCTGGCTGGAGCCGGTTGAAGACGAAGCTCGCCGCGATCAACTGTGGGGCAGAATCGTTTCAGGCAGCTCTGCTGCAAAGGTGCTGGCCCCTTGAGACTGGGCATTGCCACAAAGCTGGCGCTGCTGGTTGCACTGGTCGCAATGACCACCGCGATGTTCACCGGACTTTTTATCTCCCACGTCAGTGAAACGCTGTTGGTCAATTCTGCAAAAACAAAACTGCTCACCTCAACGCAGATCGTCAGCCGACGGATTCAAACGATGCTGCAACTGGAAGCAGGCCGCAATCTGAAAGTGCTGGCCAATCATCCTGCCGCACAGGCAACGCTGAAAAAAGCAGATCCCGATCTTGACAATCAAATAGCCACCCTGTTCCGGCTGATCATGGAAGCAAACCCCACGTACTTCCAGATCCGCCTGATAGCGGCGGATCATCACGGACAGGAACGGGTCCGGATTGACCGTCACAAAAGTTCATTTACCAGGGTAATGGGAGATGATCTGCGTGAACAGGGGCATTTTCCTCATGTTTCCGAAACATTGCGCCTTGCTGCCGGCGAAACCTACATGTCGGCTGTTTCCATCAAGCATGAACGTGGCGCATATGATTCCGGTTCCGAGCTCCCTTCGGTGCAGGTAGCCATGCCGGTCATTGGAGACACAGGACATGCGCTCGGCGTGGTGGTGATCAGCATTGACATAACCGGGCTGTTTGCCAAGCTAACCGAAAACCTGCCAAAATCATTCAAGCTCATTCTGACCAACGGGCAGGGGGACATCCTGCTTCATCCGGACAGCGCCAAGACCTTTGGATTCGATAAAGGTCTGCGTGTACTGATTCAGGATGAATTTCCTGCAATCAGGGATTTGATAGAAGGTCGGGTTGATCATACTGTCTTTGAATCCGCGCGGGACACTCATGGGGACCAGCTGGTAGCGGCCTTCGTCAGGCAAAAGATCGATGTAACCTCGGTGGATGACAGCTTTTTCCTGGGTCTTGCCCAACCGGCGTCCGTGCTGCATGAGGATGAGCAAAAAATTCGGCCAATCATCTGGAAAAGCGTTCTTGCTTTCAGCCTTGCCGGCACCATAGCGGCGGTGCTTCTGGCACGGTTCATGACCAGGCCGATAAACCTCCTGAACATCGCAGCCCAGCAGTTTGCCCAGGGTAAGACCCACCATGAACTCCCGCTTGAGCAGCAGGACGAGATCGGTTCATTGGCGCTCAGCTTCCAGCAGATGCAGCAGCAGATTTCCCAGCAACTTGTGGAACTTGACAATGAAATCGCCGAACGCAAACGCGCTGAGGAAAAGCTTCTGCAGGCCAAAGAAATAGCAGAAGCCGCCAGTATCGCCAAGAGCCGCTTTCTGGCCAACATGAGCCACGAGATCCGCACACCGATGAGCGGCGTCATCGGCATGACCGATCTGCTGCTGGAAACCCCTCTCGATCCGATCCAGCGGGAATATGCGGTACTGGTCAAAAAGTCGGGCCGGGAACTGCTCCATCTGCTGAACGAAATCCTGGATCTCTCCAAGATCGAAGCCCAGAAGTTCGAACTTGAATCCATCCCCTTCAACCTGGAGGTGCTGGTAGCCGGCATCGTTGAGTTGCTCGCCCCGAAAGTGCGGGAAAAATCCCTTTCCCTTGAATACCGTATCGCTCCCGATGTTCCCCGACAGTTGCTGGGAGATGCGGGCCGGCTGCGTCAAGTCGTCACCAACCTGATCAGCAACGCCGTTAAATTCACCCACACGGGACAGATACTGCTACAGGCGAGTTTGGTCAGGGAAGAGGGGGACAACGTCACGGTCCGTTTTGAAGTACATGACAGCGGGATCGGTATTCCTGCGGACAAGTTCAATCTGATCTTTGAGCCGTTTGCCCAGGCCGATACCTCAACGACCCGCAGCTACGGCGGAACCGGCCTGGGACTATCGATCTGCAAGCAGCTGGTGGAGTTGATGGGGGGGAGCATCTGGGTGGAAAGCGTTCCGGGAGAAGGATCGGTCTTTCGCTTCACCGTTGTCTTGAAACGGCAATCCGACGAAACCGGAACGCCGGCAACGGATAGTGGGCAGGCATCGATGCTACCAGCAACAAGCCTTCCGGATACAGCATGTTGGAGCGCCCGCATACTGCTGGCCGAGGACGAACCGACCATCCGACTGATCATCAGTACCGTGCTGCGGCGTAGTGGCTATCAGGTCGATACGGCGAAGAACGGCACCAAGGCACTGCATCTGCTGGAACAGAACCGGTATGATCTGGTATTGATGGACTGCATGATGCCGGAAACGGATGGGTATATTGCCACCGCCGTTATCCGCGACCCTTCATCGGCAGTACGGTGCCATGACCTCCCGATAATCGCCCTGACCGCCAACGCCATGAAAGAGGACCGGGAGCGGTGCCTGACAAGCGGCATGAATGACTACCTGAGCAAACCGGTAGACATGGTTGAACTGCTGGCAATGATCCAGAAGTGGCTGGGAAGAGGCGCCAGTCAGTAGATCCGGTAATTCTCCGGATCGCTGAACAGTTGACGGAGCAGCAGGTTGTTCAGGTGGTGCCCGGTCTTGTGAGCCTCCACCTTGCCGAGGATACGGTAGCCGCTGGTATAGAGGTCGCCGATCAGGTCCAGTATCTTGTGATTGACCAGTTCCTTGCGATAACGCAACCCCTGCGGATTGAGCACATCCTCGGCCCCCACCACCACGGCGTTATCCAGCGATCCC
The window above is part of the Trichlorobacter ammonificans genome. Proteins encoded here:
- the rsmI gene encoding 16S rRNA (cytidine(1402)-2'-O)-methyltransferase, which gives rise to MSALLYIVATPIGNLEDMTFRAVRMLKEVALIAAEDTRHSRKLLAHYGITTPLTSYFDHNQTLKGERILATLRDGKSVALISDAGTPCISDPGYHLVRDALAEGIRVVPLPGACAAVTALSAAGLPTDSFHFAGFPPAREGKRRSFLAALAGVRATLVLYEAPHRLAATLADIAAVLGNRQLAVARELTKLYEEFLHGTAHTLLEQVRDGRERGEVVILIAPGDGMSAAPEGPAPEERLRTLLAQGHSVKEAAALVAAATGLPRRELYAQALLLR
- a CDS encoding PAS domain S-box protein — translated: MPLARFSDKRLALLTFFGLVCAGLLGNYFKLTLFLNVDFLFGSIFALLALQRLGHGPGIAAALLISSYTYALWNHPFAIIILTAEVAVVGWLVFRRRLGMVVADTLYWLVVGMPLVYLLYHLVMGTTLENTMVIMVKQAMNGIVNALIARILFSLCRYCSRDIEFSFREITHNILSFFILCPTLLIMALSSRADFSDADQQIRRLLRQDIGQMQNRLETWIHNRTTAVSFLAAEAARRTPRQMQPLLEQSRLSDDNFRRILLLDRSDISSAASPQSTGAVGISFADRPYLPIVRQTLQPMLSEVGPSRIDPASPRVLALAPILRAGAYDGCIAGVLDLAQIRAYLEKSSRHSSSYFTLLDRHGHVITSNRGDQRAMTPFRREAGTLSPLGDGLAQWIPRLPANTPATEQWKQSFYVAESSIGKQNEWRLILEQPLAPHQKLLATRYAKRLTLLFGLLLATLAVAELVSRRFALTMEQLRAMTENLPSRLASGDIMIEWPKSSVVETSVLVRNLQEMAKTMFQQFQRIRLINATLEERVAERMQAFAESEERYRSLFENHAVVMLLIDPQTSHILAANPAAEAFYGWSAAELATKKLQDIDTLAPETIDEELRQLLSRHYNHYFLTHRLADGTLRDVEVFSCPVQSGGTTVLFAIVHDITERCRAEREREQFHAFFTTAADLMCIADPHGAFRQVNPACCEVLGYSEEELLSRPFLDFIHPDDKQRTVEEMARQLQSGYSLNFENRYIRKDGSVCWLSWRAIYNSDDRTTYATARDISELKRAEAELRQAKEAAEAASVAKSSFLATMSHEIRTPMNGVIGMTDLLLDTSLDPTQREYAELVKYSGRSLLRLINDILDLSKIEAHKIELESEPFNLRTAITGTVELLSLKAREKGLTIDWTVADDVPLLLKGDEGRLRQILTNLLGNAVKFTAQGRVSLAVTRQALAEHRTTLHFEVRDSGIGIAPDKQRVIFEPFSQADASTTRQYGGTGLGLAISKQLVELMGGSIQVESTEGVGSTFRFTAVFETQPVAEQPPPLSVERSRPTAPPDARHIPPQPAGAEPPPAPRLLLAEDDPTNQIVIKAILGRNGYRVDIAPNGVQAIRMLEQQAYDLVLMDCMMPEMDGFEATAIIRDRSSAVRNHDLPVIALTANAMKEDRERCLQAGMDDYLAKPVEVADLLLLLDRWLG
- a CDS encoding extracellular solute-binding protein; translation: MKKLVLSLMLLTVIFCSVLCFIPAEAGEQPLRVLAWPGYADPDIVKTFEQRTGARVEVTFVGTDLELWTKLSRNNGRDFDVFAVNTAELQRYIAKGLVSGIPVQEISNRSKQLPRFRDLNSIRGIVHNGTVYAIPYTYSEMGLIYDRQQLKKAPESITALWDKQYRGKVIAYNAGVHNFSLAAQTLRLSSPFSIPPADIPAVVDRLIALRRNVTGFYTQPEESVAMFKNRKAALMFANFGTQQVQLLKKAGVDAGYALPKEGALAWLDCWAITREAKNKKLAAAWINYLLDDLPGKALTSRQGLANTTAESPSITPEKLILWLEPVEDEARRDQLWGRIVSGSSAAKVLAP
- a CDS encoding HAMP domain-containing sensor histidine kinase translates to MRLGIATKLALLVALVAMTTAMFTGLFISHVSETLLVNSAKTKLLTSTQIVSRRIQTMLQLEAGRNLKVLANHPAAQATLKKADPDLDNQIATLFRLIMEANPTYFQIRLIAADHHGQERVRIDRHKSSFTRVMGDDLREQGHFPHVSETLRLAAGETYMSAVSIKHERGAYDSGSELPSVQVAMPVIGDTGHALGVVVISIDITGLFAKLTENLPKSFKLILTNGQGDILLHPDSAKTFGFDKGLRVLIQDEFPAIRDLIEGRVDHTVFESARDTHGDQLVAAFVRQKIDVTSVDDSFFLGLAQPASVLHEDEQKIRPIIWKSVLAFSLAGTIAAVLLARFMTRPINLLNIAAQQFAQGKTHHELPLEQQDEIGSLALSFQQMQQQISQQLVELDNEIAERKRAEEKLLQAKEIAEAASIAKSRFLANMSHEIRTPMSGVIGMTDLLLETPLDPIQREYAVLVKKSGRELLHLLNEILDLSKIEAQKFELESIPFNLEVLVAGIVELLAPKVREKSLSLEYRIAPDVPRQLLGDAGRLRQVVTNLISNAVKFTHTGQILLQASLVREEGDNVTVRFEVHDSGIGIPADKFNLIFEPFAQADTSTTRSYGGTGLGLSICKQLVELMGGSIWVESVPGEGSVFRFTVVLKRQSDETGTPATDSGQASMLPATSLPDTACWSARILLAEDEPTIRLIISTVLRRSGYQVDTAKNGTKALHLLEQNRYDLVLMDCMMPETDGYIATAVIRDPSSAVRCHDLPIIALTANAMKEDRERCLTSGMNDYLSKPVDMVELLAMIQKWLGRGASQ